From a region of the Methanobrevibacter sp. V74 genome:
- a CDS encoding radical SAM protein: protein MLYEKNVFQKDYKNVDIRFGLCYPNIYKTAMSSLGYNILYNLINERENTWCERIIYPNVNSIESNTSSRYFDIISFTLQFEEDYFNVLEMLKESKIPLKRKDRDGSYPLIIAGGPCATANPMPLADYIDLFIIGEGENTINEFLDVYQNSQNKDLKKYLELDGIYIPEFDNKTKMTIIDNMNETYHITQPIISRSDDENYQSIFNNSIMLNVSRGCTRGCRFCMAGYLYRPIRQTNWKKLIDIAIENRKNTGLNKITLIGAAVSDYSDLDKLINGLEHEGFQISTPSLRIESITKETLETLKNSGLKTITLAPESINHLRKVINKYILEDKIFKVIKNAVELDFNIKLYFLIGIPSENMEDIHELCEYMKKIAHMHKNPKRVKFSVNPIIPKPHTPLQWEGYDFKDIKKKTRYIKKEMKNYNIKCESPKKGLIQYILSCGNSDIGEVIEKSLTKQITLKDWRERTPKYDIDDILPWSNIDIGVNERFLKIEHKRLRNLKQTHWCETNPCYNCGVCEK, encoded by the coding sequence ATGTTATATGAGAAAAATGTATTCCAAAAAGACTACAAGAATGTAGATATAAGGTTCGGATTATGCTATCCAAATATTTATAAAACCGCCATGTCTTCTTTAGGTTATAATATCCTATATAATTTAATTAACGAACGTGAAAACACTTGGTGTGAGCGCATAATTTATCCAAACGTCAATTCAATTGAATCAAACACTTCAAGCAGATATTTTGATATAATAAGTTTTACACTTCAATTTGAGGAAGATTATTTTAATGTTTTAGAGATGCTGAAAGAAAGTAAAATTCCACTTAAACGAAAAGACCGGGATGGAAGTTATCCATTAATTATAGCTGGTGGACCTTGTGCCACTGCAAATCCAATGCCTTTAGCTGACTATATTGATTTGTTTATTATCGGAGAAGGGGAAAACACAATAAATGAATTTTTAGATGTTTATCAAAATTCGCAAAATAAAGATTTGAAAAAATATCTTGAACTCGATGGGATTTACATTCCGGAATTCGATAATAAAACAAAAATGACTATCATAGACAATATGAATGAAACATATCACATAACACAACCAATAATAAGCAGAAGTGATGATGAAAACTATCAGAGTATTTTTAATAATTCAATAATGCTAAATGTTTCAAGAGGCTGCACTCGAGGATGTAGGTTTTGTATGGCGGGGTATCTTTATCGACCTATCCGACAAACAAACTGGAAAAAGTTAATTGATATAGCAATTGAAAATAGAAAAAATACCGGTTTAAATAAAATTACATTAATTGGTGCTGCAGTTTCAGATTACAGTGATTTAGATAAATTGATTAATGGTCTTGAACATGAGGGCTTTCAAATTTCAACACCTTCTCTGAGAATTGAATCCATTACAAAAGAAACTTTAGAAACTTTAAAAAACAGCGGACTTAAAACTATTACTTTAGCACCTGAATCAATTAATCACCTTAGAAAAGTGATTAATAAATACATACTGGAAGATAAAATTTTTAAGGTAATAAAAAATGCTGTTGAATTGGATTTTAATATAAAATTATACTTTTTAATAGGAATACCAAGTGAAAATATGGAGGATATTCATGAACTTTGTGAATATATGAAAAAAATAGCTCATATGCATAAAAATCCTAAAAGAGTGAAATTTAGTGTGAATCCGATAATTCCAAAACCCCATACTCCACTTCAATGGGAAGGTTATGATTTCAAAGACATTAAAAAGAAAACAAGATATATAAAAAAGGAAATGAAAAATTATAATATTAAATGTGAAAGTCCTAAAAAAGGACTTATCCAGTATATATTATCTTGTGGAAATAGTGACATTGGTGAGGTTATTGAAAAATCTCTAACAAAACAAATTACACTTAAAGACTGGAGGGAAAGGACTCCAAAATATGATATTGATGACATATTACCTTGGAGCAATATTGACATAGGTGTAAATGAAAGATTTTTAAAAATAGAACATAAACGATTGAGAAATTTAAAACAAACACATTGGTGTGAAACAAATCCATGCTACAATTGTGGAGTATGTGAAAAATAA
- a CDS encoding Ig-like domain repeat protein, whose translation MLFFVLGAVSAVDLTNVSNSEDSNLEDSVDSLSTNKLEISSEDSISETNIINSHDDNLRDYSDDEVLNDTYSYYENNQSTSDIEVVGENTLNSSISGTDSVIAADSSNNFVSAGNSSESGIKNGTPISTKLTVSDTHYKKSATYFTLTLSDADGNPLTNQKVFLTVNKKTYSAYTNSKGIATIKTASLAVGSYSINLNYNGNSDYSHYSTTKKVKVLSSIIGSDLTKTYGYISKYKVKFWKANEVLANTNVTFKVNGKTYTRTTNDYGNAVLNINLAVGKYTITAINPYSKEMVSHNIVVKKEKTNFDFDSKKYISVNKKGSFTVTLKSAHNILLKNKKISFTYGNKKVTSKTNANGKATVTIPVLSKGTHKITFKYGGSKNYKSKSDSASLVIFKPTTKLSSSYLVMKYNDGSKFKVKLTNDKGKNLANKTVNIKINGKSTICKTNKYGNAKLKIKDLKPGVYKVSYSHSKKGSNSYSHGSSKVIVIRADAVISAKNLKMEPNDGSTFNVVVKDKSGKVLKDIYVKSIIDGKSYLYKTDSSGVAKLKITNGAGYYKVKTVVTDSCYKSTTLNKYLTVKGYKFVAENKYSSPGGNTIFSVKLVTEKNIVVKNAVVNFTFEGKIISGKTNSKGIAQVNLGVLSKGTHKIKFDHESASGSAKIFVVNKVTIKDIVTASKTVKKYISKYNKLPSTVNIGDIKVTTAVYLYLASKAVVNLKTGGKSSITFENIDNPTNPKGANNLGHLSDYLSVAKKIVKTSESKGKLPNSVSSQVGTIGYDGLVSAFSRILVSYDKYGKMPKYVYVKSLSGGKTKVTGNLNSKNTIGNLAAYLAASKNCEVNDAKIKKLVTKLTKNCGTDKEKADAIFKYVRDAIGYSFYYNTKYGAAGTLKTKSGNCVDLSHLLVAMYRNAGLAARYGHGKCTFSSGNTYGHVWTQVLIGNTWTVADATSSRNSLGHVANWNVKSYSLEGYFSSISF comes from the coding sequence ATGTTGTTCTTTGTTTTAGGAGCTGTTAGTGCAGTTGATTTAACAAATGTTTCAAATTCAGAAGATTCAAATTTAGAAGATAGTGTTGATTCATTATCTACAAACAAATTAGAAATTTCTAGCGAGGATTCTATCTCAGAAACTAATATAATTAATTCTCATGATGATAATTTGAGAGATTATTCGGATGACGAAGTTCTAAATGATACTTATTCATATTATGAGAATAATCAATCAACTTCCGATATTGAAGTAGTCGGGGAAAATACTTTGAATTCATCTATTTCAGGTACTGATAGTGTTATTGCTGCTGATTCAAGTAATAATTTCGTCAGTGCTGGCAATTCAAGTGAATCTGGTATTAAAAATGGTACTCCAATATCTACAAAGTTAACTGTATCTGATACTCACTACAAAAAATCAGCTACATACTTCACTTTAACTTTGAGCGATGCTGATGGCAATCCTTTAACCAATCAAAAAGTTTTCCTAACTGTGAATAAGAAAACTTATTCTGCATATACCAACTCTAAAGGTATAGCTACTATAAAAACTGCTTCTCTAGCAGTTGGATCATATTCTATTAACTTAAATTATAATGGAAATTCAGATTATTCCCATTATTCAACTACTAAAAAGGTTAAAGTATTATCATCTATAATTGGAAGCGATTTAACAAAAACTTATGGATATATATCTAAGTATAAGGTTAAATTTTGGAAAGCAAATGAGGTATTGGCAAATACTAACGTTACTTTCAAAGTTAACGGCAAAACTTATACTAGAACAACTAATGATTATGGCAATGCCGTACTCAATATAAATTTAGCTGTAGGTAAATATACCATTACTGCAATTAACCCATATTCAAAAGAAATGGTTTCACATAATATTGTAGTTAAAAAAGAAAAAACTAATTTCGATTTTGACAGTAAAAAGTATATTAGTGTTAATAAAAAAGGTTCATTTACTGTTACCTTGAAATCAGCTCATAATATATTGCTTAAGAATAAAAAAATTTCTTTTACTTATGGTAATAAAAAAGTAACCTCAAAGACTAATGCGAATGGGAAAGCTACTGTAACTATTCCTGTTCTTTCTAAAGGTACTCATAAGATTACTTTTAAGTATGGTGGTAGCAAAAATTACAAATCAAAATCAGATTCTGCAAGTTTAGTTATTTTTAAACCAACTACAAAACTGTCCTCATCATATTTGGTTATGAAATATAATGACGGATCTAAATTTAAAGTGAAATTAACTAATGATAAGGGTAAAAATTTAGCAAATAAAACTGTCAATATTAAAATTAATGGAAAATCTACCATATGTAAAACTAACAAATATGGTAATGCTAAATTAAAAATTAAAGATTTAAAACCTGGTGTTTATAAAGTTAGCTATTCTCACTCTAAAAAGGGTTCTAATAGTTATTCACACGGTTCAAGTAAAGTAATTGTCATAAGAGCAGATGCAGTAATAAGTGCTAAAAATTTAAAAATGGAACCTAATGACGGTTCAACTTTTAATGTTGTTGTTAAAGACAAATCTGGAAAAGTTCTTAAAGATATTTACGTTAAATCAATAATTGATGGTAAATCATATCTTTATAAAACTGATTCTAGTGGTGTTGCTAAATTAAAAATAACTAATGGAGCTGGATACTATAAGGTTAAAACTGTAGTGACTGATTCTTGTTATAAATCAACTACACTCAATAAATACCTTACAGTTAAAGGATATAAATTCGTTGCAGAAAATAAATATTCTTCTCCGGGAGGCAATACTATATTTTCAGTAAAATTAGTTACTGAAAAAAATATAGTAGTTAAAAATGCAGTTGTTAATTTTACTTTTGAGGGTAAAATTATCTCTGGTAAAACCAATTCCAAAGGTATTGCTCAAGTTAATTTAGGTGTTTTATCCAAAGGTACACATAAAATAAAATTTGATCATGAATCAGCTTCTGGTTCAGCTAAAATATTTGTTGTTAATAAAGTAACTATTAAAGATATTGTCACTGCATCCAAAACAGTGAAAAAATATATTTCCAAATATAATAAGTTGCCTTCAACAGTTAATATAGGTGATATTAAAGTTACTACTGCGGTGTATTTATACTTGGCTTCCAAAGCTGTTGTTAACCTAAAAACAGGTGGTAAATCTAGTATTACTTTTGAAAATATTGATAATCCTACAAATCCAAAAGGGGCAAATAATTTAGGTCATTTATCTGATTACCTTTCTGTTGCAAAAAAAATTGTTAAAACTTCAGAATCCAAAGGTAAATTGCCTAATTCTGTAAGTTCACAAGTTGGAACTATTGGTTACGATGGTTTAGTTAGTGCATTTTCACGTATTCTTGTTTCTTATGATAAATATGGTAAAATGCCTAAATATGTATATGTAAAATCTTTGTCTGGTGGAAAAACCAAAGTCACAGGTAATCTAAACTCTAAAAATACAATTGGTAATTTGGCAGCGTACTTGGCAGCTTCTAAAAACTGTGAAGTTAACGATGCTAAAATCAAAAAGTTAGTTACTAAGCTGACTAAAAATTGTGGTACTGATAAAGAAAAGGCAGATGCGATTTTTAAATACGTAAGAGATGCAATCGGATATAGTTTCTATTATAATACAAAATACGGTGCTGCCGGCACTTTAAAAACAAAATCTGGAAATTGTGTGGACTTATCACATTTACTTGTAGCTATGTATAGAAATGCAGGTTTAGCTGCTAGATATGGTCATGGAAAATGTACTTTTTCAAGTGGAAATACTTATGGGCATGTCTGGACTCAAGTATTAATAGGTAATACTTGGACTGTTGCTGATGCTACAAGTTCTAGAAACTCGTTAGGTCATGTGGCTAATTGGAATGTAAAATCATATTCACTTGAGGGTTATTTCTCAAGTATTTCTTTCTAA
- a CDS encoding phosphopantetheine adenylyltransferase, translating to MNSKRYNKVAVGGTFDKFHDGHKKLLSTAFEIGDCIEIGVTSDAFGGLKGDIDPCKERMSNLKSFFDDKSNFSVVQLDDPYGTTIFDADFEAIVVSEETEPTAVKINEIRVSKGMKPIDIVVVSFVLAYDGTPISSTRIRRGEINQNGKFIK from the coding sequence ATGAATTCTAAAAGATATAATAAAGTTGCTGTAGGGGGAACTTTTGACAAATTTCATGATGGGCATAAAAAGTTGTTATCGACCGCTTTCGAGATTGGAGATTGTATTGAAATTGGTGTGACTTCAGATGCTTTTGGAGGTTTAAAAGGGGATATCGATCCTTGTAAAGAAAGGATGAGTAATCTCAAATCTTTTTTTGATGACAAATCAAATTTTTCAGTTGTTCAATTAGATGATCCTTATGGTACTACAATATTTGATGCAGATTTTGAAGCCATTGTTGTAAGTGAGGAAACTGAACCCACGGCAGTTAAAATCAATGAAATTAGAGTTTCAAAAGGCATGAAACCAATAGATATTGTTGTTGTTAGTTTTGTATTGGCTTATGATGGAACTCCCATATCTTCCACAAGAATTAGGCGTGGTGAGATTAATCAAAATGGGAAATTCATCAAATGA
- a CDS encoding 4Fe-4S binding protein → MVVKIDSNLCGHIENCPVQGLCIKLCEQNAIIEENGDVAIVSENCDDCDLCIQNCPNQAISKA, encoded by the coding sequence ATGGTAGTAAAAATAGACTCAAATTTGTGTGGACACATTGAAAATTGCCCAGTACAAGGGTTATGCATTAAACTTTGTGAACAAAATGCAATCATAGAAGAAAATGGTGATGTTGCTATTGTTTCTGAAAATTGTGATGATTGTGATCTTTGCATACAAAATTGTCCAAATCAAGCTATCTCTAAAGCATGA
- the fwdF gene encoding tungsten-dependent formylmethanofuran dehydrogenase subunit FwdF — MFDIKREGEQHRNLSYQDANCLGCGICVEICPTDSLRLGPIVPIARGLIEMDLVSINADSCVFCGLCSVACPFEALSLNIDGINVKDMEEYPIWEVESIVDDDDCIYCGRCYEVCPQDSIIFKRNLPETKDLVRGEIDIDEDKCIYCAYCAELCPVGAIDIKNIPTSSIDLLNNSIDVDLSKCVFCGVCKRICPENAIYEVCATCMYSDEIKTPKITGNTFIVEESCVSCSWCSEICPSDAISIVKPFEGKLELIETDEKICKGDSCHACQDVCSCNAVSIIDGKSVTNLDFCNLCGACVTACPQNIRVVSRTTMKLNNINSETWNNILKTLLAGK, encoded by the coding sequence ATGTTTGATATTAAAAGAGAGGGTGAACAACACCGTAACTTATCTTATCAAGATGCAAATTGTCTTGGTTGCGGTATATGTGTTGAAATATGTCCAACTGACTCTTTAAGATTAGGACCAATCGTACCTATTGCTAGAGGGTTAATAGAAATGGATTTAGTTTCTATTAATGCGGACTCTTGTGTATTCTGCGGTTTATGTTCAGTTGCATGTCCGTTTGAGGCATTGTCTTTAAATATTGATGGAATTAATGTTAAAGATATGGAGGAATACCCGATTTGGGAAGTTGAATCAATAGTCGATGATGATGACTGTATTTACTGTGGTAGATGTTATGAAGTCTGTCCTCAGGATTCAATTATTTTCAAAAGAAACCTTCCTGAAACTAAAGATTTAGTTAGGGGAGAAATTGATATTGATGAGGATAAATGTATTTATTGTGCTTACTGTGCAGAATTATGTCCTGTAGGTGCTATTGATATTAAAAATATTCCCACATCAAGCATTGACTTGTTAAATAATTCTATTGATGTGGATTTGTCAAAATGTGTTTTTTGCGGGGTTTGTAAGAGAATATGTCCTGAAAATGCGATTTATGAAGTCTGCGCTACTTGTATGTATAGTGATGAAATTAAAACGCCTAAAATCACTGGCAATACATTTATTGTGGAGGAATCTTGTGTAAGTTGTTCTTGGTGTTCAGAAATCTGCCCATCAGATGCGATTTCTATTGTCAAACCATTTGAGGGTAAATTAGAATTGATTGAAACTGATGAAAAAATATGTAAAGGGGATTCATGCCATGCATGTCAGGATGTTTGCTCCTGTAATGCGGTTTCAATTATTGATGGCAAATCTGTTACTAATTTGGACTTCTGTAATTTATGTGGAGCTTGTGTAACCGCATGTCCTCAAAATATTAGGGTTGTATCTAGAACAACAATGAAATTAAATAATATTAATTCCGAGACTTGGAACAATATATTAAAAACTTTATTGGCGGGAAAATAG
- a CDS encoding class III signal peptide-containing protein yields MYRKKLDNKGQGSAELILIIGGLIVIVLLVGSYMSNITSKTQTSIQNLLKIERDYIINKI; encoded by the coding sequence ATGTATAGAAAAAAACTTGATAATAAAGGACAGGGCAGTGCAGAACTCATCCTAATAATTGGAGGGTTAATTGTAATTGTACTTCTTGTTGGAAGTTATATGTCAAATATAACCAGTAAAACCCAAACTAGCATTCAAAATTTATTAAAAATAGAAAGAGATTATATAATAAATAAAATATGA
- a CDS encoding class III signal peptide-containing protein encodes MKKMKKFINENSGQGAAEYILLFGGVIVIALLALTIYRSYMNTSDVSLKAKDDIIDVRNTILDNRTHV; translated from the coding sequence ATGAAAAAAATGAAAAAATTCATCAATGAAAATTCAGGTCAAGGTGCAGCAGAATACATTCTTCTGTTTGGAGGAGTTATTGTTATCGCATTACTTGCATTAACAATATACAGATCATACATGAACACTAGTGATGTTAGTCTGAAAGCAAAAGATGACATCATAGATGTTAGAAACACAATACTTGATAACAGAACACATGTATAG
- a CDS encoding metal-dependent hydrolase: MEIRWLGHSAFEIISDGGVKILIDPFISNNPACQVPVEELNPDIILLTHGHLDHFGDALEISNSTNAPIACIHEISLFLAKQGIRNISVNIGGSFIFRNIKFTMLEAKHSSDIDLVEEIVPGGTAASFLITFEDGTKIYHAGDTGLFGDMKTIIGSIYKPDVVMVPIGDKFTMGPFEAALASMWMNPKVVIPMHYNTFPPIEQDPAIFANFVSQFNPNIDIVVMNPGEYFEFNPEDCQD, translated from the coding sequence ATGGAGATTAGGTGGTTGGGACACTCTGCTTTTGAAATAATAAGTGATGGGGGTGTTAAAATCCTAATTGATCCATTTATAAGTAATAATCCTGCCTGCCAAGTTCCAGTCGAAGAATTAAATCCAGATATAATTTTACTTACTCATGGGCATTTAGATCATTTTGGTGATGCATTAGAAATTTCAAACAGTACTAATGCCCCTATAGCTTGTATCCATGAAATTTCACTCTTTTTAGCAAAACAAGGAATTAGAAATATTAGCGTCAATATTGGAGGTTCATTTATATTTAGAAATATTAAATTCACAATGCTTGAAGCTAAACATTCTTCTGATATTGATCTGGTTGAAGAAATCGTGCCTGGAGGTACGGCCGCAAGCTTTTTAATAACTTTTGAAGATGGAACTAAAATATATCATGCTGGGGATACGGGTTTATTCGGTGATATGAAAACTATAATTGGTTCAATATACAAGCCTGATGTTGTTATGGTTCCTATTGGTGATAAATTCACCATGGGTCCTTTTGAAGCGGCATTAGCTTCAATGTGGATGAATCCTAAAGTGGTTATTCCAATGCATTACAATACATTTCCACCGATTGAACAAGATCCTGCAATTTTCGCTAATTTTGTAAGCCAGTTTAACCCGAATATTGATATTGTGGTTATGAATCCTGGTGAATATTTTGAATTTAATCCTGAAGATTGTCAGGATTAA
- the rqcH gene encoding ribosome rescue protein RqcH, with translation MKSMSNVDIFTITDELNNLLSGARVDKSFQPTKDMVVMRFHVPGTGRIDLVLQCGSRIHTSQYPLENPTNPPTFPMLLRKRIKGAHVESIKQHNFDRVVEIKVKKDKYYTVIVELFDKGNIILLDDENNIILPLKRKQMSTRDISSKREYIFPEERGINPINANENDFKSLFQDRESDVVRTLARNGLGSLYAEEIIKRANEIIEIDKNTSNNEITQEQLSGLYRGFKDLFANLTDEKIKPQIVKNDNNEDVVALDLVKYENYEKTYYKTFNEACDEFYSKRVNTDIKNVQESAWNKKVNKFEKRLHLQQETLDNFTKTIEDSQDKGEIIYSNYSSIENILTVVNQASNDYSFKEIGKILKKAKKDGMDEAQIYESIDKLGVLTLNIDNTSFIMDPKLTIPENAENYYEKAKKAKRKTKGALIAIENTKKQLEDIKSKKDIAMEHVTVPKKRVKKNLKWYEKLRWFISSDDVLVVGGRDANTNENIVKKYLEPNDIYLHADIHGASSTAIKLNGSEINDNLLKESGEFAASFSSAWSLGYSTQDVFWVNPDQVSKTPESGEFLPKGSFVIRGHRNYIRSARVKLAIGIVNYEGKRIMAGPVEALEAHCDNYVVIKPGFTKKEAIAKKIIHKINENDLINLDDVIRVLPSGKCDIDEEYHQRKKI, from the coding sequence ATGAAATCAATGTCAAATGTAGACATTTTTACAATTACAGATGAATTAAATAATTTATTAAGTGGAGCTAGAGTCGATAAATCATTTCAACCAACAAAAGACATGGTTGTTATGCGATTTCATGTTCCCGGAACAGGTAGGATTGATTTAGTATTGCAATGCGGCTCTAGAATACATACTAGCCAATATCCTCTTGAAAATCCAACTAATCCCCCTACATTTCCTATGCTTTTAAGAAAAAGAATTAAAGGTGCACATGTTGAAAGTATTAAGCAGCACAATTTTGATCGTGTAGTGGAGATTAAAGTTAAAAAAGATAAATATTATACAGTCATTGTTGAATTATTTGATAAAGGAAACATTATTCTTCTAGATGATGAAAATAATATTATCTTGCCTCTTAAAAGAAAACAAATGAGTACAAGAGATATCAGTTCTAAAAGAGAATATATTTTCCCAGAAGAAAGAGGCATAAATCCAATAAATGCAAATGAAAACGACTTTAAATCCTTATTTCAGGACAGAGAAAGTGATGTTGTAAGAACTCTTGCAAGAAACGGTCTTGGAAGTTTATATGCTGAAGAAATTATTAAAAGAGCTAATGAAATTATAGAAATAGATAAAAATACTTCAAATAATGAAATTACCCAAGAACAATTATCTGGATTGTACCGCGGTTTCAAGGATTTGTTTGCTAACCTAACAGATGAAAAGATTAAACCTCAAATTGTGAAAAATGATAACAATGAAGACGTTGTTGCTCTTGACCTTGTTAAATATGAAAATTATGAAAAAACATATTACAAAACATTTAATGAAGCTTGTGATGAGTTTTACTCAAAAAGGGTCAATACAGATATAAAAAATGTCCAAGAATCAGCCTGGAACAAAAAAGTAAATAAGTTTGAAAAAAGGTTGCATTTACAGCAAGAAACACTTGATAATTTTACCAAGACTATCGAGGACAGCCAAGATAAAGGAGAGATTATTTATTCTAATTACTCTTCCATTGAAAATATATTAACAGTTGTAAACCAGGCTAGTAATGATTACTCTTTTAAAGAAATTGGCAAAATACTGAAAAAAGCTAAAAAAGATGGTATGGACGAAGCTCAAATTTATGAATCAATTGATAAATTAGGCGTTTTAACTTTAAATATTGACAATACCTCATTTATCATGGATCCGAAGTTAACAATTCCGGAGAATGCTGAAAATTATTATGAAAAAGCTAAAAAAGCAAAAAGAAAAACAAAAGGTGCATTGATAGCTATTGAAAATACCAAAAAACAACTGGAAGATATTAAATCTAAAAAAGACATTGCAATGGAACATGTAACAGTTCCAAAAAAGAGAGTTAAGAAAAATCTTAAGTGGTATGAAAAATTAAGATGGTTTATAAGCTCTGATGATGTTTTGGTTGTTGGAGGTCGTGATGCAAACACCAATGAAAATATTGTTAAGAAATACTTAGAACCAAATGACATCTACCTGCATGCAGATATACATGGTGCTTCTTCAACTGCTATAAAATTAAATGGAAGTGAAATAAATGACAATCTCCTTAAAGAATCGGGAGAGTTTGCAGCATCATTTTCATCTGCTTGGTCATTAGGTTACTCAACACAGGATGTATTTTGGGTCAATCCAGACCAAGTATCAAAAACACCTGAATCTGGAGAATTTCTACCAAAAGGATCATTTGTTATTAGGGGCCATAGGAATTATATCCGAAGTGCAAGAGTTAAATTAGCTATTGGAATCGTAAATTACGAAGGAAAAAGAATAATGGCCGGACCGGTTGAAGCTTTAGAAGCACATTGTGACAACTATGTTGTTATAAAACCCGGTTTTACTAAAAAAGAAGCAATAGCTAAAAAAATTATTCACAAAATTAATGAGAATGATTTGATAAATTTAGATGATGTTATACGTGTATTGCCATCCGGAAAATGCGATATCGATGAAGAATATCATCAAAGAAAAAAAATATGA